The DNA window CAGCGTTGGTGTTGGCGCTCGGAAACCTGTTGCAGCATGCGCGCATAATCCAGCACCAGCCCTGGCGTCCAGGTCATGCTTTCACCGCGGCTGCGCAGTACCGCCAGCATCCACAGATTGGGATCGAGCACCAGCAGCAGAAAGCGGCGCCACAGGTGTTTATCGCCCAGCACGCCTTCCAGCGCGCTGTCGAGCGCCGCGATGACCGTGGTGGAGCAGTTGCGCCGTGTCAGGTTGTAGGTGTCGTCCTGCCGATAGCGCAGCCAGAACGCGCGCAGCGCCGCCGGGTTATAGCGACAGAACTGAATTTTTTTGTCCGGCGGGCACCAGGCGGCGATCTCGCCCGGCAGGTCGGGCAGGAAACGCCCGTCGACGTTGTTTTGTTCGCCGGCGTGCAGCAGCTGGCGGAAATCCTGAACGGAATGGCTGATGTCGTTGAGCGGGTAGTGACTGATATACACGTCCGGCGCGAGCGCCAGAGCGGCATGGCCGGTGGAGATATTGCCGCCACCGTCGACCGCCGCGATATATCGATCGACGATGTAACGCCGGCGTGGATCTTTAGCCGCGCCAAGCGGTGTCCAGACATACACCGTGAGCGGCGTGGCCTCCGAGGTCGGGGGCGCTGGCCGCTGCGCTGGGGGCTGATTCAGAGAGAAGCTCGTCAGTCTGCGGGCGATGCGCAATAAAGCCCAGCCGGAAAGCACCATCATTACCCCGAGGCAAAAGGGCACCGTCATCCGATGCGGCGCCGGCCAGCCGATAAAAATCATCAACGAAAGCAGGATCTCGCCGCCGCCCGCCAGCGCCACGGTCTTCCATCGGCTGTGTTGAATCACCGTGGAGGAGGCGATGCGCACGGCGCCGTCAAGCAGCAGCGCGCTGCCAAACATCACGGTGGCGACGATGTTATCGTCTGCGGGCACGTCCAACATTAAAAAGGCCATAAACACGAAGCCCAGCCCCTTAAGCAGCACCGGCCGGCTGGCGGAGGAACCGATCACCAGCGCGGCGGATATCGCCACCAGCCCCTCCAGCGCCAGGATGACCGCCAGCGCATCCAGCGCCAGCATGGACCGGCCATCTTGCAGGATGTCGAACAGCATCAGCGCCCCCGCGGCT is part of the Serratia surfactantfaciens genome and encodes:
- a CDS encoding HdeD family acid-resistance protein, which encodes MIRLIILLLGAQALHGQRRLLVLFGWLWIAAGALMLFDILQDGRSMLALDALAVILALEGLVAISAALVIGSSASRPVLLKGLGFVFMAFLMLDVPADDNIVATVMFGSALLLDGAVRIASSTVIQHSRWKTVALAGGGEILLSLMIFIGWPAPHRMTVPFCLGVMMVLSGWALLRIARRLTSFSLNQPPAQRPAPPTSEATPLTVYVWTPLGAAKDPRRRYIVDRYIAAVDGGGNISTGHAALALAPDVYISHYPLNDISHSVQDFRQLLHAGEQNNVDGRFLPDLPGEIAAWCPPDKKIQFCRYNPAALRAFWLRYRQDDTYNLTRRNCSTTVIAALDSALEGVLGDKHLWRRFLLLVLDPNLWMLAVLRSRGESMTWTPGLVLDYARMLQQVSERQHQRWWLKLREMWTILRFGKNPTRRQRF